The Maniola jurtina chromosome 20, ilManJurt1.1, whole genome shotgun sequence genome includes the window CTCCAATCGCGTTTTGCCTGATATACCTGAAAAAACTACCAAATAGAGCCATGCTTATTATTCCTGTAGAAAACAAGTCACTTCTCtcgaaaatgataataataaagctaGCAGTACAATATCTAAAACCAGTTCATAATAAAAAACAGCATTCTgtattagttaaattataataattataaatttgtatttgtacatagaagataaaatatattagaataataagtaaattatcATTTCTGTAGAAATATCTCACTTCTGGAGAAAGCTATATCAACAGAAGTGgcgttttaacttaaaaatatgttctcggtgcaaaattttaagttatgaaaACAAGATTCACtcgattatattaattaatcaactTATTACTAAGGCCCTAagcaaatcatatttttaaattgtttacttacttttttttattgagtacAGAAATGAGACTTCAACTTTGACGCTGGTGTAGAACGCCTATACAACTTAATGATTCTCTGAAATGCTATCACTTGCAGAAATATGGCCTACACTAGTCATAACAAGGCAAATCATAGAGTTGCTAGAGCTATATACAAATGTTCcaacttgaaaaataaaaattttagcatttcggcaattttttttctacaggtGTGATTATTTTTCACGAACATTGTAGAatgataaataacttttaaaataataagtgagattttttattatttttagtggtGCTTTCTTTGTCATATACTTTACACAATAATCAATTTGCCATACATGTAAAATCTTTCTAAATAAGTTTTAGAGACACGTCAATATTATATCCTATGTCGCGAACATTCTACAGGACGTGAGTAATCACGTACTGTACCactgaaataaagtaaaatttaatatttaatttaattataaaaatagttatttaatatgTTGAAGAAGGTCATGAAATGTAataattaggttttaaaattagtTCAAATTTACGGAGCTACGATATATTTTAAGCGAACACAAATATTGCGTTTCGGTAGAATGACCCCAGAatgtttccgcttggagcgctgctTGTGGATGTGCTATTTCAAATGCCTTTCACGGATTTTGATATCATTGGGTTTCagcgtaaaataaaatttgcgtGCTTTGCAAGTcgtataacattttatataaaatagctggccaagtgtgtgtcagactcacgcaccaagagttccgtactacagaactTCGGAGATAAGGATGGGGAACGgaatttttttcgacattttgcacgataagtcaaaaactgaaataaaagaatctgttttagaatgtatgtgtaaagctctttcatatgataccccacttggtatacctagttatatcttactttgaaaattgaaaatactaattatttgttcatgaacatattatttaatttttttttgtgatgtaaccataaattcacggattccattttgccaaatttcatgaatctaggtcaacgagaagtactctataggttttcttgacagccacggcagatagatggacagacagacaacaaagtgatcctgtaaagttcctttttcctttgaggtacggaaccataaaaaaacGCGCGTAAATCGCGTTTGGTATACAACACTTTTGACTCGTGCGagaattaagtattatttactaCATCCATGACTACAAGCCGACACTTGAAAGACATGTAATTTGGCACAGTGGTATTTTGGAGACATGGACACTAGATATATTGCATTCACAGAGTTTACGCGCAAACTATATATAGCTCTTGGCACTCTCCAGTCGGCATTCGAAGTTTAAAGTTACAGTGCAGTTTACTTATTCTGAGTTACACTAGTTATGCTATTTAGAAtcaccaataataattattcattatcTCAATATTGCtgagaagtaaaaaaaaatgaagttattgaacagtatttttttaataataagctCGCAGGTTTTGGACATTGATCTTTTGATAATTGATGAATGCCTTCGCATTGATACTGGCAGAGATATAAACGATACGGGTAGTTTAGATGAAAGTTTGCTAAATAAACTAAGCAAAGAGATAGTTCCTAAGTTAGATGGAACAAGGAAGGGAGAAGCTGGAGGCATTGCAGTCATTGGAGGTTCTGTAGCACATCCTGGACCACCATTTTTTGCGGCTACATCAGCtttaaaggtaggtacctaattattttataacgataaaaaaataaaattaggtaggtattagaaaGATAATTTATCTAATGAAAAAGAATATCAGTCAGCGAATCGACTTTGAAGTTTTTATCTATTCCAAAATCCTACGCGCCTAATgaagttttcatttaaaaaaaaacgcctTTTTCATACTATCCGAATCACTGATTCACTGGATTGACGTCTGCTATCAAATCGTGCACGCTGATTAAAATTGCAGATTGATGCGATTGttctttaagatttttaaatacgtAAGTATACCTATAACCCTATATCCGCTAAAAGAAGTTAGTTTAGCGCTTTCTCTatcacgtaatcccatacaaaagaTATAAGGCATAAATCTCAGTgagcgttaaccattttaagtcactaaccaatcacaaacatgttttcaaaaaacattcgaaattcaattagaaaacatatttTCGTTTAGTAGTTTCGGTTGGTTgttcaaaatggttagcgcccattgagatttttgcctctatcatttgtgtGGGAAGACGTAACAGACTATACTAATTTCTTTCCGTGGCTAGGGTATATTAGATAATTGTAAGCTTTAACTGATAGCTGTAATTTTTTCTCAGGTTGGGGCAGACTTTGCTACTGTGATCACAACAGAAAATGAAGCATCCATCATTAAATCTTACAGCCCAGAGCTTGTTGTGGTTCCATATACATTCATGAATAGTACCCCACTTTATTTAGATGTCGTTGTTATTGGACCAGGCTTAGGCAAATCACCAGAAGCATTGAGCCTGGCCTACGAaatgataaaattttgtaaGGAAAATCACAAACCCCTAGTCATTGATGCATATGGGCTGTATGCGCTCTCTAAAAATGTAGCAATACTGAAAGATTATCCAAGACCTGGTGCAATTCTAACACCTAATGCAGTGGAAGTAAACTGGTTGAAGCAGTCTGTTCCGGAAAGTCAGGAACCTTGGTATAAATATTGGGGCAGTTATGTTACTGTTTTGCAAAAGGGTGAAAAGGAC containing:
- the LOC123875709 gene encoding ATP-dependent (S)-NAD(P)H-hydrate dehydratase-like, whose amino-acid sequence is MKLLNSIFLIISSQVLDIDLLIIDECLRIDTGRDINDTGSLDESLLNKLSKEIVPKLDGTRKGEAGGIAVIGGSVAHPGPPFFAATSALKVGADFATVITTENEASIIKSYSPELVVVPYTFMNSTPLYLDVVVIGPGLGKSPEALSLAYEMIKFCKENHKPLVIDAYGLYALSKNVAILKDYPRPGAILTPNAVEVNWLKQSVPESQEPWYKYWGSYVTVLQKGEKDMYFSSTGAFDWSLQGGGSGKRTGYQGDILAGAMGTFFHWGLKANLCKGDKSSQLAQSVAAYAAAKITRTSNSKAFHEHGRSMIASDMLNEIHSAFDDLFS